In the genome of Desulfuromonadales bacterium, one region contains:
- a CDS encoding ABC transporter ATP-binding protein, translating into MNKMQGEPMIAVKGLSKSFGTGRGRVDVLRSIDLTIDRGERVAVVGASGAGKTTLMHILGGLDHPTEGGVHFEGDDIFALKGPALDAFRNRTVGFVFQFHQLLPEFTALENAMMPALVARKRQREAAAMARELLNEVGLGHRLTHKPGELSGGEQQRVAIARSLVMSPRLLLADEPTGNLDSRTSDGIYRLLHQLHETRGLTLVIVTHSEVLASRLDRVIHMEDGRIRD; encoded by the coding sequence TACCGGCCGGGGGCGGGTCGATGTACTGCGCAGTATCGATCTCACCATCGACCGTGGCGAACGCGTTGCTGTGGTCGGCGCCTCCGGCGCCGGCAAGACAACACTGATGCACATTCTTGGCGGCCTCGACCATCCCACCGAGGGCGGCGTTCACTTTGAGGGGGATGATATCTTTGCCCTCAAGGGGCCTGCGCTCGATGCCTTCCGCAACCGCACGGTCGGTTTCGTTTTTCAGTTTCATCAGCTGCTGCCCGAGTTTACGGCACTGGAAAACGCCATGATGCCGGCTCTGGTTGCCCGCAAGAGGCAGCGGGAAGCGGCGGCGATGGCCAGGGAGTTGCTCAATGAAGTTGGGCTGGGCCACCGCTTGACCCATAAACCCGGCGAACTCTCCGGCGGGGAGCAACAACGGGTGGCCATTGCCCGGTCTTTGGTCATGTCGCCCAGGCTGTTGCTGGCTGATGAGCCGACCGGCAACCTTGACAGCCGGACTTCCGACGGCATTTATCGGTTGCTGCACCAATTGCATGAAACACGGGGGCTGACCCTGGTGATTGTCACGCACAGCGAAGTCCTGGCCAGTCGCCTCGACCGGGTCATCCACATGGAGGACGGTCGTATAAGGGACTAG